The DNA region TTTAGGTGTGGTGGTCAGGGTCGGCAttgaaaagctgttttcttcaaaatgataaaattaTAAAAAGGATAGTTATAATTACAATTAAAATTATGTGTTTTAACCTTTAAGAATGCAGTTAGATTTAATAGTGTcactttccctctttctctctcacttgTCACACAcagtccctctctctctctctttctctctctgtcttcctctcacacaaacatacataaatacaccacaccactcacacacacacttatagcCTATGGGATGTTTTGCCAGGTTGTCTTGTGCTTCAACCCATGGATATAGTTTAAATTGATTAAATTGGAAAACTCGAGTTAGTCTTGAGTCATGACAACCACACAGCAGCccacatgattttttttttgctgtgtgtgtgtgtgtgtgtgtgtgtgtgtgtgtgtgtgtgtgtgtgtgtgtgtgtgtgtgtgtgtgtgtgcttaatGCTGTATGGATATGCACAATAACAATGTCACAGCCTGTTTGCTGGTCTGCTGCAAGCCCGAAACCTATTGTCACCAGCTTTTCTATTTGGAGAAGCACCCTAAattctgcattcaacaccaCGCTCTGGAAAGACATTTTCTTACACTTTAGTTGCTTTTTTTGATTACCTTTCTGCCAttttcttctcacattttcttcCATAATTTATTTCCATGAAGCAAAGTGTGGCAGACCTGATTTTTCCAATTGGGTATTCATATTTGACATATTTGGTACTCGGATTTAAAAATAAGACAAGGAGCTCTGAGCTGGGAGGGTAGGATGGGGAAAGGAGAATTCATGGAAAATTGAAGACGTCACCAAGGAAGATCTAAAAGGGaggcaataaaataaataacttggCAAATATGATAAAGTTAGCAGTTGTTCACAGCAACGGCAATAGTTTTGGTGCAGCACATCTGGAACCCATCAACAAGTTGGAAAATCTTACAAGAAATGAGGGGGGTGGGATGAAAAGAGTGGGGCCCAGTGGTGACTCATTCCTGCTATTCTGCTCCACCACCATATTAAAACTATGTGTCCTTTTGTGGCCATAGGGCTTCCCTAGTGCCCCTCCCTACCCTTCCTTTTTCAGCCTGATTTTTTCCCGCCCatattcctctctctttctttttttagatgTGACTTTACTCAGCTTTCAATGGTTTTAGTGTCCAAGGCTGATCTCAGCAAGTTACTGGACTTGTTTAAGGTTTAAGATGTTTCGCCTCTTCTCCAAAAGGCTTCTTTAGGTCAGAAATAGCTGGAGCCAGAGCTTGAAGCGTGTGGACCATGAGCATGCTAATGATTTGAGTGGACCTATTAGTGATGATTATTTTtagcaacaggaaacagaagaaaatgacaGCAGAATGTTGCAACGCAACTGCAGAAAGTGAACACGAGGTTGTAGTCTGAGTTGGTGGAAAACGCCTCAATTCAAGTGAATCTCTGGATCAACAGGTTTTTGAATATCTTGACCTAATGattttttcttacttttttctaatctaggaaaaaaaaaatgttttgcacTGTGCACCAATGATATATCATGCTTTACCTCTGCAGGCAAAACCACATTAGGGGTTAGAAAGCAGCGCCTCTCCATACTTTTTCCTTAGAACTGACATTGTGTTTAGAGGTGAGAATTACCTACCTTACCCCAAGCCCCAACTCATGATGATGTGACATCATGAGTTGAGAATCTATcgacacacatttttctttctaGTACTGTATCTCTTTTGTAATTTAAATATTAGCTACAAATAAACATTTCTGACGGGgaaaaattagcatttttgGTTTGGAGTGTATTTGGAGCAGATGTGGTCATGAGAGTGGAATAAATGAAGAACGACATGTTTGGAACATGACAAACAGTCTGTAGAGTTGAGGGAGGTTGGCCACACCTGATACCAAAGATATACGCCTGGATGAATGCTTGAGTCAAACAATCTGCCCAATCTCTTCTTCATTGACTATTCTGGATGTTAAGATCATCCAGGAAAAAAGATGATTGCCAGATGAGTGCAGTCAACGCCAATCTGTTACCATTGCTGCTTTATTCTCGGTGCTTTGACTATTCTCgtaaagtaaaacaaaaataaagattaggAAAATGATGTCTAAACCTATGTTGTCATAAACCTCACATATCTTTTCTTCCTATAGTTCCATTGCCTGATCTGAGTGGCTGTAGAAATCTAACCTCATGGCCATCGTTTTGCACTCCAGCCCCCTCCTGTGGGCCCGGTTAGCAGCCCTGATCTTCTCCTGCGTGGCCTTTTCTGTGGCGGTACACGGTGGTGGCCTTAATCATGGAACTGGAGACTGGTGCATCTTCTGCTGGGCCTTCAGTTTTGCTGGTACCCTGGTCGTTATTCTGGTGGAGCTCTTTGGCCTTCAGACCAGAGCCCCTGTTTCTTGGAAGAACTTCCCAATCACCTTCGCCTGCTACGCTgccctcctctgcctgtccgCCTCCATAATCTTCCCCCTCTACTTCCTCAAAGGTTCCAGTGGTTCATCTGAAGTCCAAAAGTACCGTATCGTGTCAACTGTCTTTTCCTGTCTAGCCACTATTGCCTACATGACCGAGGTGAGCATCAGCAAGGCACGGCCTGGTGAAGTTGCAGGTTACATGGCTACAGCCCCTGGTCTGCTGAAGGTGTGTGAGACCTTTGTGGCCTGCATCATCTTTGTCTTCATCAGCGATCCCATACTGTATGACAATCATGATGCTCTGAAGTACTGCATGGCTGTCTACTGCATTTGCTTCATCCTATCGGCAGCCATCATCATGCTCTGTATCGGTGAGTGCACTGGCTGTCTTCCCTTCCCTTTCGCCCGTTTCCTGTCTGCCTATGCACTTCTGGCCGTGGTCCTCTATTTGTCTGCTACCATTATCTGGCCCATATTCAAGTTTGACCCCAAACACAGGGGAATAAAACAAAGGCCTTCCACCTGTGGCGGTGCAGGGTTGTGTATTTGGGATAAGTGTATGGCCGTGGCTGTGCTAAGTGGTGTTAACTTTGTCCTTTACCTGGCCGACCTGATCTACTCCACCCGATTGGTGTTTGTCAATGCTTGAAGGAAGAGCAAGCTTGTTAGGGCAGAAGTATACTGCAGAAAATTGAATTTGTCACTTTGTTTGGTGACGTCTACACAATCGAAAATGCTTTTTGGGGCAGGAACAATTGGTGTAACTGAGTGTAGGATGTTAAACTAGAACAATTCAATTATGTTTAAATTAAAGGATATCATTTCACTATAGTGCTGCAAGGAAAAGCAgcacatgagaaaaacaagatgCCAAGCAAAGGTTCATCTATCTAATCTGGTTACTCAAACCACAATATTGTGGTTCTATGGCGCCAAACACAGTTATGGTTACATGTCTCTATCCCTGCAATCCTGCCAAATTTAATTTCGCATAAAGTATAATGTCACCATAAGCTTTATGAGAAGAAATGTCAAGAGATATGTTTACATGTAAAACGGTATTGTCTTCAGTTCTTCTTTATGTGCAACTATATCAAGCTTTAGCTTTCAGTGTCCGACTTGACAGTGTTTTGATTGAGAAAGACCAATGTGATTTACGGTGCTGATATAACCTCACTTTGATTGTAATTTGAAAATACATGTAAAAATTAGATCAGAAAGCTATGGGAGATCATGTGACTCCTGCAATTCATTGTTCATGTAAACATAGTATGTGGTGACAGCGAtggaaaaatatgttttttttcttataacTGTTTTTAGTTTGATGCCAAAAACACTGCCAATTTATTTGGTTTGCAACCTCAAAGGATAGATTGTAGAAGAAATTAAGATAGCAGCTATCAGTGCaaatttatattatattttgaaTTCAGAGATTCTTGAAAACAAGGCCTTTCTGGTTCTATGATGATTTTATAAAATGTTTTCCTATGTGCAGAGTATCTAGAAATGATTTGTAAATTTCTAATGGCTTCAAGTGTTAAAGACTTTTAGTGTTGCACCATAGCTTCCATGATGGTAAGATGAGTGCTAAGCTAGCTTTTTGCTCTTATTATAATATACTTTGGGTATGGGTAATCATATTGGCAAGCCACAATAAAATGCAACAATATCTTCATGAAAAAATAATATGCACGTTTGAGaattaaataacaaatatgTTATCTGAACAGTGaacttaattttttttcatgtggatTCATTTCTTCTGTATTAATTTGTGATAAGGTTGTATCAGCAAATTCATTTATCTTTCATTTTGGGTCTGATGATTATACTGTTGTTGGCAATGGAGACCAAAAGCCTCTCTCAATCATGTTCCTGTCATATTGTCTAAGATCATTTTACTattcctttattcacattatTTGCGTGGAAACCATGTCAGTGTTGCAAAAATTAATTCAGTGTTTCAATAAAAAACACATGGAAAAGCACGTGTGGTTGTGTTATTTCATTTTAAGATTCCTTAAAAGTGACAAAGACTGGGGTTCCTCTGTAACCGTCACTGCATTCCACTGTTCCATTGTGGGGCTTGTGTACATCACAAGGTAGGCGGATGAACTATATGGTAAACAAAAAATCCCTCATTTTGCTATTGTTGTATTTATTCTTATTCtgattcacaaaaaaaaaaaacaaagagtgaAATTCATCAGTGCTACAATGACTTGATACAATCTCGAATGAAGCTGGGCAGAGAAAGAGCTCTGTATCTGTTTCCCACTCTTTAAGCGGATGCTTTGTTCCCACCAAGATAAAGAGTCAAATGTGAAACAACCACAACACTTGAACAAAAGTGTGGATTTAATTTTCTCCAAATCTGAGCCAGGTTtaatttctgcttctttttcattttcttcttcttctgctggactgattaaatgttttttttattctaatgTCTGTTAATTTGTGTTCTTCTTCTACTTTGTGTAatttgtttcttcctgttctgtaTGGAGAAAATACAAGGACATTTTAATGCTCTAGTGTATTATTTACTATTATGACACAAtaggtttttgtgtttttatttattttattgttttacctGCACTTCTTTGATGTAGCCTGGCAATTTGCTACTTTGATTTACAGTATTTATTCCAAGTGAGCTAGATCTCTGCCAATGTTTTACTTAACATGGGAAATCAAGGCAACAGTGTTCAAAATTGGTTAATAAATGAAGTACATAACACCATAATATTGTGAAGACATTTAAGTCCTATATTTAGGAGTAGTCTAGTCATTGggtgcatatgggtgaaggcaggacGCACCACTGAATGAATCACCAGTTCATCCAGGACCCTATGcaagcatttgggggtttgatAACTTGCTCAAGGGAACCTCAGGAGTACTCTGAAGGCatctccccctactaccagaaaaTGTTTCAAGTTTTCTCcaaactgagaaccctccatTTTTCagccccctacagactgagctactcTAATACAAAATCAGTAATGGTAGAGACACAGTGTGtttaaaaatctgcattctTTTCAGTACATCTCACATGAACAGCTGTCAGATGTAGCCAGATGGCTTTACTACTCCCACAAACCTTTGTGTTCTCATACTTAGTTTGATGTTTGGCTTGTCCAAACTTGAATGACCCATGTTCAGACAAAATAATCACTCTGTTATCACCTGCATTCACTGCTGATTGTTGGCATTTCCATTAAGGATCAATATTTCCATGAACCTGTGCATGTCAGTCAGACTGAATGACACTGAGATTAGTGCACATCTCTGCCAGTGGCTGAACATCAGATCATGTTCCCGAGTTGGCTAAGTGCATAGGATATAAATATTTTGCTGTGGACAGTATACTTAAAACTTCTGTCTCTGGTGCTTTAAATAaaaggttgggttttttttagaaaaaggaATCCAAACAATTTCTTTGTAGGATGTTAAAAATCTGTAAGGAAACTGTGATAAAGCTAATAtcaaattattaattattaatatcGAATTATTTACCTATCGTAAACATTCTTAAACTACTGCTTggaagaaagaaggaaatggACATTAATTGTGTCACAGATAAAATATTGTTTGAGATAATGCACTTACATTATTGCTAAAAGCTTTTCAAAGCTCTATCCTGTTGCCTTAACACTTATTCAGTCTCAAGTTCCTGACATGGCCTTTTATGGTTGTGCAGATCCATTTCCACACATAAACCTGGcatgaaaatatatatacaccACTTGAGCATCATTTGATGagattggtgcattttttaCAAGGTCTCTACGCACTGCCTGAGCCATCCATTAACAACAGCCAGATGTAGCCATTTTCTCTACCAGACCTACTGAGCTTATTTACCACTTGACTCTgatgaaatgtgcttttttaCAGCAGGAAAAGCTAAGCTGTTTTATTACTTGTGTCTTATGATTGTGATTAAGGGGAAATATGAGTGTAGTTGAATGTTGTAATTTCCTTTCttgtattttcttctttttcttgactgcttcatccTTTTTGGGGTCTCAGGGAGGGTGCTGAGTCCGTCCCAGCTGCATCTGcgtgaaggcagggtacacctcTGTGTCACCAGCTTATTGCAGAGCATTgcggggtttggtaccttgcataagggtacctcggcagtacTCTGatggtgtcctggcaccttTCCCTGCTAGCCGAGCACCTCCCAAGATTCGTCTGCACCAGAGCTTAAACTGAGAACTCATCACATCTCCCATGGAGACTGAGAGACCACCACCCCTTTTtgtaattcattcatttattttgaatttgaatCAGTTTTGCTTttgcaagaaaaacagaaaaaagcacACTGAACCCAGACACGCCCTTATATAATTTATGTTGATAGGATGTTAAAACATTATATTTCCTTTATAAAACAACAGCAATTTCCTGTGGTCAAAATGACAGAATTCATTGTAACTAGCATCTTAATACCAGCAgcatagaattttttttaaaatgatggtgAAGAATAAAAGGCACAAGTGTCAGCTCAGTTTGGCTAGTTGTTCATCTGCGACTGGTAAGAGTGGATATCCTCCCCAATTAATTGTGTTActatggaggaaaaagagaaagtcACAATGCTGTTCATCGCACCATTTCATATCCACATTTCCTAGGTTTCTGAGAATGTTAA from Takifugu flavidus isolate HTHZ2018 chromosome 15, ASM371156v2, whole genome shotgun sequence includes:
- the myadmb gene encoding myeloid-associated differentiation marker homolog → MAIVLHSSPLLWARLAALIFSCVAFSVAVHGGGLNHGTGDWCIFCWAFSFAGTLVVILVELFGLQTRAPVSWKNFPITFACYAALLCLSASIIFPLYFLKGSSGSSEVQKYRIVSTVFSCLATIAYMTEVSISKARPGEVAGYMATAPGLLKVCETFVACIIFVFISDPILYDNHDALKYCMAVYCICFILSAAIIMLCIGECTGCLPFPFARFLSAYALLAVVLYLSATIIWPIFKFDPKHRGIKQRPSTCGGAGLCIWDKCMAVAVLSGVNFVLYLADLIYSTRLVFVNA